The Agrobacterium vitis genome has a segment encoding these proteins:
- a CDS encoding tellurite resistance TerB family protein → MLERLNTFFQSFIAGEQDNEFDGNDTRVLIVALCFQVMEADGTISAAERKSLKKSIKDHYDLDRSKIDALLEAGQQAESEAVDYYRFTSELKRRLNENQRLELVSVLWDIVYADGMRNEMEDHILWRVADLLGVSDRDRILARQKAAERAGQNTDGQAGDEAVAGDADA, encoded by the coding sequence ATGCTGGAGCGCCTCAATACTTTTTTCCAAAGCTTTATCGCTGGCGAACAGGACAATGAATTCGACGGCAACGACACAAGGGTGCTGATCGTTGCCCTGTGTTTCCAGGTGATGGAAGCCGACGGAACCATTAGCGCCGCCGAACGGAAGAGCCTGAAAAAGAGCATCAAGGACCATTACGATCTGGACCGCAGCAAGATCGACGCCTTGCTGGAGGCTGGCCAGCAGGCGGAAAGTGAAGCGGTGGACTATTACCGCTTCACCTCGGAATTGAAGCGCCGTCTCAATGAAAACCAGCGGCTGGAACTGGTCAGCGTGCTCTGGGACATCGTGTATGCCGATGGCATGCGCAACGAGATGGAAGATCATATCCTTTGGCGGGTCGCCGACCTGCTTGGCGTCTCGGACCGGGATCGAATTCTCGCCCGGCAAAAGGCGGCGGAGCGGGCCGGGCAAAATACGGATGGCCAGGCCGGAGATGAAGCAGTCGCCGGAGATGCCGATGCTTGA
- a CDS encoding EVE domain-containing protein, with product MAFWLYKSEPFKWSWAMQKDAGEAGTEWTGVRNYLARNNMRAMQIGDKGLFYHSNEGLEVVGITEVCALSHPDSTAEGDARWDCVDIRAVRDMPKPVTLKDVKANPKLAQMALVTSMRLSVQPVTEEEYFEICRMGGLENPPV from the coding sequence ATGGCTTTCTGGCTTTATAAATCCGAGCCCTTCAAATGGTCCTGGGCCATGCAGAAGGATGCGGGCGAGGCGGGTACCGAATGGACCGGGGTGCGCAACTATCTGGCCCGCAACAATATGCGGGCGATGCAGATCGGCGACAAGGGGCTGTTCTACCACTCCAATGAGGGGTTGGAAGTGGTCGGTATTACCGAGGTTTGCGCGCTCTCTCATCCTGATTCGACCGCTGAAGGCGATGCCCGTTGGGACTGCGTCGATATCCGCGCCGTGCGGGATATGCCAAAACCGGTGACCCTGAAGGACGTCAAGGCCAATCCGAAGCTGGCGCAGATGGCGCTGGTGACCTCGATGCGGCTTTCGGTACAGCCGGTGACCGAGGAGGAATATTTCGAGATCTGCCGGATGGGCGGGCTTGAAAACCCGCCGGTTTGA
- a CDS encoding uroporphyrinogen-III synthase yields the protein MRVLLTRTETASRKTADRLRTLGHEPVVLPLAHAIHHVDDTLSALSQPHAALAVTSSEAIKSLAPHGEALRPHFKTPLFAVGEASASTARALGFRKVLSARGDGAALAEQIAAAPMDWANPLLYLAGQPRKQSLEHGLRQSSIPFRIVDAYTMQGLTYHEDDIFARLEQKAVDAVLLYSAETARRFFALPLSGKAAALFASAHIFCLSADIAENVAKPFRNRVSIAPQPREDDLLSLL from the coding sequence ATGCGCGTTCTGCTGACCCGGACCGAGACCGCAAGCCGGAAAACGGCAGACCGTCTCCGCACCCTGGGTCACGAACCCGTGGTTCTGCCGCTGGCCCACGCCATACACCACGTCGATGATACACTGTCTGCCCTTTCCCAACCGCATGCAGCCCTGGCAGTCACCAGCAGCGAGGCGATCAAAAGCCTTGCACCTCATGGCGAGGCGCTTCGGCCCCATTTCAAAACCCCGCTGTTTGCCGTGGGCGAGGCGAGCGCCAGTACCGCACGAGCGCTTGGTTTTCGCAAGGTTCTGAGCGCCCGAGGCGATGGCGCCGCCTTGGCTGAACAGATTGCCGCCGCCCCGATGGACTGGGCAAATCCCCTGCTTTATCTGGCCGGGCAGCCCCGCAAGCAGAGCCTGGAACACGGGTTGCGCCAGTCCTCCATTCCCTTTCGCATTGTGGACGCCTACACTATGCAGGGACTGACTTATCATGAGGACGACATCTTTGCCCGGCTCGAGCAAAAGGCGGTGGACGCTGTGCTGCTGTATTCCGCCGAGACCGCCAGACGTTTTTTTGCCCTGCCTCTGTCCGGTAAAGCCGCCGCTCTTTTCGCATCCGCACACATTTTCTGCCTAAGCGCCGACATTGCCGAAAACGTGGCAAAACCGTTCAGGAACAGGGTATCCATTGCCCCTCAGCCTCGTGAGGACGATCTGCTTTCTCTCCTGTAA
- a CDS encoding NAD(P)H-dependent glycerol-3-phosphate dehydrogenase, with product MSGQHHIAVIGAGAFGTALAAVMALEGRSKVTLLGRDPSLMADLRIDGMHDAALPGVALPFGLEFAFEPDVLADADIVLFAMPSQAQADAASTYGPYLSAEAVVVTCAKGIDRASSRLLTELLEEKLPHHPVAVLSGPGFAMDIARGLPTAMALAAANLDMAEELARTLSTRTFRLYAADDRIGVQLGGALKNVLAIACGIVEGRGLGESARAALISRGLAEMSRLVVAIGGKADTVRGLSGLGDLVLTATSHQSRNLRYGIALAKGEQSQLGSGGLVEGAFAAAVAARLAEHHGIAMPITHAIAAIIDGVLDIDRAVDALMTRPITTE from the coding sequence ATGAGTGGACAGCATCACATTGCGGTCATCGGTGCCGGAGCCTTCGGCACGGCGCTGGCGGCTGTCATGGCGTTGGAAGGTCGCTCTAAGGTGACCTTGTTGGGCCGTGATCCCTCCTTGATGGCCGATCTCAGGATCGATGGCATGCATGATGCGGCTCTGCCGGGTGTCGCCTTGCCTTTCGGGCTGGAATTCGCCTTCGAGCCGGATGTGCTGGCCGATGCCGATATCGTGTTGTTTGCCATGCCCTCGCAGGCGCAGGCCGATGCCGCATCGACCTATGGTCCCTATCTTTCCGCCGAGGCCGTTGTGGTGACCTGCGCCAAGGGCATCGACCGGGCAAGTTCTCGACTGCTGACCGAGCTTTTGGAAGAAAAATTGCCGCATCATCCCGTCGCGGTTCTGTCGGGACCAGGCTTTGCCATGGACATCGCCCGTGGCCTGCCGACGGCGATGGCGCTGGCGGCAGCCAATCTTGACATGGCCGAGGAACTTGCCCGCACGCTGTCCACCCGGACATTCCGGCTTTATGCCGCCGACGACCGGATTGGCGTGCAGCTGGGCGGGGCGTTGAAGAATGTGCTGGCGATAGCCTGCGGCATCGTCGAGGGCCGGGGACTGGGTGAATCAGCCCGTGCGGCGTTGATTTCGCGCGGTCTTGCCGAAATGTCACGGCTGGTCGTCGCCATCGGTGGCAAGGCGGATACGGTGCGCGGCCTGTCGGGCCTTGGCGATCTGGTGTTGACGGCCACCAGCCATCAATCCCGCAACCTGCGCTATGGTATCGCGCTTGCCAAGGGTGAGCAAAGCCAGCTTGGCAGCGGTGGTCTGGTCGAGGGTGCCTTTGCGGCTGCCGTCGCGGCCCGCCTTGCCGAACACCACGGCATCGCCATGCCGATTACCCACGCCATTGCGGCCATCATCGATGGTGTGCTGGATATCGACCGGGCGGTGGATGCGCTGATGACCCGCCCCATTACCACGGAATAA
- a CDS encoding YggT family protein — protein MLALLQTIDLALNLYTWILIASAIFSWLYAFNVINSSNRFVNQIGLFLFNVTEPALRPIRRIMPNLGGIDISPIILLLIIFFIRSLMWNTIAPMLL, from the coding sequence ATGCTTGCCCTGTTGCAGACGATTGATCTCGCCCTCAATCTTTATACCTGGATCCTGATCGCCAGCGCGATCTTCTCGTGGCTCTATGCCTTTAACGTGATCAATTCCAGCAACCGCTTCGTCAACCAGATCGGCCTGTTTCTGTTCAACGTCACCGAACCGGCGCTACGTCCCATCCGCCGTATCATGCCCAATCTTGGCGGCATCGACATTTCGCCGATCATCCTGCTGCTGATCATCTTCTTCATCCGCTCACTGATGTGGAACACGATTGCCCCCATGCTGCTGTGA
- a CDS encoding YciI-like protein produces the protein MLFAVICADKPNHLDLRMATRPPHVEWLNGLNAEGVLKIGGPFLDGDGKPCGSMLLIKADDLAAAKEIVAQDPYAKAGLFESVDIKPYNWVFNNPEA, from the coding sequence ATGCTGTTTGCCGTGATTTGCGCCGATAAACCCAACCATCTTGATCTTCGAATGGCCACCCGCCCGCCGCATGTCGAGTGGCTGAACGGCTTGAATGCCGAGGGCGTGTTGAAAATCGGCGGGCCGTTCCTGGATGGCGATGGCAAGCCCTGCGGTTCGATGTTGCTGATCAAGGCGGACGATCTCGCCGCCGCCAAGGAAATCGTGGCGCAGGACCCTTATGCCAAGGCTGGCCTGTTCGAAAGCGTTGACATCAAGCCCTATAACTGGGTCTTCAACAATCCCGAGGCATGA
- the hemC gene encoding hydroxymethylbilane synthase, translated as MQTKPFRIGTRGSPLALAQAHETRERLAEAHGLSPDMFEIVVLSTTGDRITDRSLAEIGGKGLFTLELEQQLLSGGLDFAVHSSKDMPTALPDGLEISAYLPREDMRDAFIGRTAPKLLELAEGAVIGSASLRRQALIRRLRPDLKVITYRGAVETRLRKLAAGEVDATLLAVAGLKRLDKETVITQYLDLESFPPAPAQGAICIEARVDDRRIQDLLAPINHRPTFDAVSCERAFLAALDGSCRTPIAGYAISDGEMIRLTGTILTPDGQVSHSVEAEGRCADGLALGWSAGEKVRDKAGPGFFEGWT; from the coding sequence ATGCAAACGAAACCTTTCCGCATCGGCACACGCGGCAGCCCTTTAGCACTGGCCCAGGCCCATGAAACCCGCGAGCGTCTAGCCGAGGCCCACGGCCTTTCGCCTGATATGTTCGAGATCGTTGTCCTCTCGACCACCGGCGACCGCATTACCGACCGGTCTTTGGCGGAAATCGGCGGCAAAGGCCTGTTCACCCTGGAGCTGGAACAGCAATTGCTGTCCGGCGGGCTGGATTTTGCCGTGCATTCCTCCAAGGACATGCCAACCGCCCTTCCCGATGGATTGGAGATTTCCGCCTATCTGCCACGCGAAGATATGCGTGATGCCTTTATTGGCCGCACGGCACCGAAGCTGCTGGAGCTTGCCGAGGGCGCGGTGATCGGCTCGGCCTCGCTGCGGCGTCAGGCACTGATTCGCAGGCTTCGGCCCGACCTCAAGGTCATTACCTATCGCGGCGCCGTAGAAACCCGGCTTCGCAAGCTGGCCGCAGGCGAGGTGGATGCCACGCTGCTGGCCGTGGCCGGTCTGAAGCGGCTCGACAAAGAAACCGTGATTACCCAATATCTCGACCTCGAAAGCTTTCCGCCTGCACCGGCCCAAGGGGCGATCTGCATTGAGGCACGGGTCGATGACCGGCGCATCCAGGATCTTCTGGCTCCGATCAATCATCGCCCGACTTTTGACGCGGTTTCCTGTGAGCGTGCCTTTCTGGCCGCGCTCGACGGCTCCTGCCGCACGCCTATTGCCGGCTATGCGATATCGGATGGCGAAATGATCCGTCTGACCGGCACGATCCTGACGCCGGATGGTCAGGTCTCGCATTCAGTCGAGGCCGAGGGCCGCTGTGCCGATGGGCTTGCGCTCGGCTGGTCGGCGGGCGAAAAGGTAAGAGACAAGGCCGGACCCGGCTTTTTCGAGGGATGGACCTGA
- a CDS encoding COG4223 family protein — MVSGKPPRRSKTTEEPVTIDLTATPVQAPEIGKPLVAGDKPEEQAVSSDHTQSPDHEQSLDKVDQPKENPVDPVAEPESAPISQAEDLRREDINADGAKVWPGKPEDAHFGGETSAFSPPPPDEPEPPLMEASAEGEAFAPPPRASSPTMSGFVAAGIVGGLIALVGAGALDYAGVIPSTGSAKDESAVSKQVATLAAEVESLKAGSANGAVPADLSGLENRLAQLEAGQQQTAVDPAAVSDLQAKLASANQAIDQLKSDLAGRVEKLTENQTEVSDKVSAIETKINKPRDDIEVARAIAASALKTAADRGGPFLAELRTLGSIAPEDTAIAALEPYATTGVTSRIELQRQFGPVADKILSTINAPAESANIGERLWASAMSVVKVRPVGNVEGDSASAIVARIEDKIRNGDLKGAAAEWDSLPEAGRNVSAEFKKALDARITVENQVSDALARAVAGRQG; from the coding sequence ATGGTTTCCGGAAAACCCCCACGCCGTTCCAAAACGACCGAAGAGCCGGTGACCATCGACCTGACGGCAACGCCTGTTCAAGCGCCTGAAATCGGCAAACCGCTGGTGGCGGGTGACAAACCGGAGGAACAGGCCGTCAGCTCGGATCACACGCAATCGCCCGATCACGAGCAATCGCTGGACAAGGTAGACCAACCCAAGGAAAATCCTGTCGATCCCGTGGCAGAGCCGGAAAGCGCGCCGATCTCGCAGGCCGAGGACCTGAGGCGGGAGGATATCAACGCCGACGGAGCAAAGGTCTGGCCGGGCAAACCTGAGGACGCCCATTTTGGCGGTGAGACCTCGGCCTTTTCGCCACCCCCGCCGGACGAGCCGGAACCACCGCTGATGGAAGCATCCGCTGAGGGCGAGGCATTCGCGCCACCCCCACGCGCCTCCTCTCCCACTATGTCAGGTTTCGTGGCCGCAGGCATTGTTGGCGGATTGATTGCGTTGGTCGGCGCGGGCGCCCTGGACTATGCTGGCGTGATCCCCTCGACCGGTTCAGCAAAGGACGAGAGTGCGGTCAGTAAACAGGTCGCAACCCTTGCCGCCGAGGTCGAGAGTCTCAAGGCAGGCAGCGCCAATGGTGCGGTCCCGGCAGATCTTTCCGGTCTCGAAAATCGGCTGGCACAGCTGGAAGCAGGCCAGCAGCAAACCGCCGTGGATCCCGCAGCCGTCAGCGACTTGCAGGCAAAGCTTGCCAGCGCCAACCAGGCAATCGACCAGCTGAAATCGGATCTTGCCGGGCGGGTGGAAAAGCTCACCGAAAACCAGACGGAAGTCTCCGACAAGGTGAGCGCCATCGAAACCAAGATCAACAAGCCCCGTGACGACATCGAAGTCGCCCGCGCCATTGCCGCCTCGGCTTTGAAGACCGCCGCAGACCGGGGCGGGCCGTTCCTGGCCGAGTTGCGCACGCTTGGCAGCATCGCACCGGAAGACACCGCCATTGCCGCTCTGGAGCCCTATGCGACCACGGGCGTCACCTCCCGTATCGAGCTGCAACGGCAATTCGGGCCGGTTGCTGACAAAATCCTCTCGACCATCAATGCGCCTGCGGAAAGCGCCAATATCGGCGAACGTCTCTGGGCCAGCGCCATGTCTGTCGTCAAGGTCCGGCCAGTTGGCAATGTCGAAGGTGACAGCGCCTCGGCCATCGTCGCCCGTATTGAAGACAAGATCCGTAATGGCGACCTGAAGGGTGCGGCAGCCGAATGGGACAGCCTGCCGGAGGCAGGACGCAACGTCTCTGCCGAGTTCAAGAAGGCGCTTGACGCCCGTATTACCGTTGAAAACCAGGTTTCCGACGCGCTGGCCCGTGCCGTCGCCGGACGGCAAGGATAA
- the tsaD gene encoding tRNA (adenosine(37)-N6)-threonylcarbamoyltransferase complex transferase subunit TsaD produces the protein MTGPLKILGIETSCDETAAAIVLRHDDGRGEIVSDVVLSQLDEHSVYGGVVPEIAARAHVEALDTLVEEALAKADMRLSDIDAVAATAGPGLIGGLIVGLMTGKAIARAAGKPLFAINHLEGHALTARLTDNVAFPYLMLLVSGGHTQLVLVRGVGDYQRWGTTIDDALGEAFDKTAKLLGLPYPGGPAVERAALHGNEKRFNFPRPLVGEARLDFSFSGLKTSVRQAAQAAAPVSEADIADICASFQRAIARTMDDRIGRGLERFNTEYPGLEAKPALVVAGGVAANQALRSALQALCDRHGFRFIAPPHHLCTDNAAMIAWAGLERLAHGFPADDLSVSPRARWPLDANAATLLGSGKRGAKA, from the coding sequence ATGACAGGTCCTTTGAAGATTCTCGGCATCGAAACCAGCTGCGATGAAACCGCAGCCGCTATCGTTCTGCGCCATGACGATGGGCGCGGCGAAATCGTGTCCGATGTGGTGTTGAGCCAGCTGGACGAGCACAGCGTCTATGGTGGCGTCGTGCCGGAAATCGCTGCCCGCGCCCATGTCGAGGCGCTGGATACGCTGGTGGAAGAGGCCCTGGCCAAGGCCGATATGCGGTTGAGCGATATCGATGCTGTCGCCGCCACCGCCGGACCTGGCCTGATCGGCGGGTTGATCGTCGGGCTGATGACCGGCAAGGCGATTGCCCGGGCGGCGGGAAAGCCGCTTTTCGCCATCAATCATCTGGAAGGCCATGCGCTGACGGCGCGGCTGACGGACAATGTCGCCTTTCCCTATCTGATGCTGCTGGTTTCCGGCGGTCATACCCAGCTGGTTCTGGTGCGCGGTGTCGGCGATTACCAGCGCTGGGGCACCACCATCGACGATGCGCTGGGTGAGGCGTTTGACAAGACTGCCAAGCTGCTTGGCCTGCCCTATCCGGGCGGTCCGGCGGTGGAGCGTGCTGCTCTTCATGGCAACGAAAAACGCTTCAATTTTCCACGACCGCTTGTGGGTGAGGCGCGGCTGGATTTTTCCTTTTCCGGACTGAAGACCTCGGTGCGGCAGGCAGCGCAGGCGGCAGCGCCGGTTAGCGAAGCCGATATCGCCGATATCTGCGCTTCTTTCCAGCGCGCCATCGCCCGCACCATGGACGACCGGATCGGCCGGGGGCTGGAGCGGTTCAATACGGAATATCCGGGTCTTGAGGCCAAGCCAGCTCTGGTGGTGGCTGGCGGTGTCGCCGCCAATCAGGCCTTGCGTAGTGCCTTGCAGGCGCTGTGCGATCGGCATGGGTTTCGCTTCATCGCCCCGCCGCATCATCTTTGCACAGACAATGCGGCGATGATCGCCTGGGCCGGACTGGAGCGGCTGGCCCATGGCTTCCCGGCTGATGATCTGTCGGTCTCGCCACGCGCCCGCTGGCCGCTGGACGCCAATGCGGCAACCTTGCTCGGCTCCGGCAAGCGAGGCGCAAAAGCATGA
- a CDS encoding heme biosynthesis protein HemY encodes MIRIIVYILIVLALGFGFSWLADRPGELQIVWQGQLIEMSLTAAATMIVAIVAVVMIGWWLVRTLWTSPHSMRRYFRARKRDRGYQAISTGLIAAGAGNAALARRMSARARGLVRADQEPLIMVLEAQAALIEGKHDDARRIYEQMVADPETRELGLRGLYVEATRLGAHEAARQYAEKAAEDAPYLPWAAKAALEYRCQTSAWNEAIHLLDQQRVAGVLARAEADRLKAVLLTAKAMDQLDGDPAAARDNAMNALKLAKDLVPASVTAARALLREDNLRKAGSVLETAWKLAPHPDIASLYVRARGGDGAVDRLKRAERLEQVKPNNVYSLLVVAEMALEARDFSKARAKAEAAARMQASERVFLLLADIEDAETGDQARIRYWMAQALKAPRDPSWVADGQVSEKWLPYSPVSGRLDAFEWKIPYAQLSGPVEDGTVISGAAALAELPPLGQGEKHASSIPARKIDTLPEQPEAFAPSSSQPTASPKPTPKSHEPEPFFGGPPDDPGVRDASRSSDEKTRLNLF; translated from the coding sequence ATGATCCGTATCATCGTCTATATCCTGATCGTCCTGGCGCTTGGCTTCGGTTTTTCCTGGCTTGCCGATCGTCCGGGTGAGTTGCAGATTGTCTGGCAGGGCCAGCTGATCGAAATGAGCCTGACGGCAGCGGCCACCATGATCGTTGCCATCGTTGCGGTGGTGATGATTGGCTGGTGGCTGGTGCGTACGCTCTGGACCTCACCGCATTCGATGCGCCGCTATTTCCGCGCCCGCAAGCGTGACAGAGGCTATCAGGCAATCTCGACCGGCCTGATCGCCGCAGGCGCTGGCAATGCCGCACTGGCCCGGCGGATGAGCGCCCGCGCCCGTGGCCTGGTGCGGGCCGATCAGGAACCGCTGATCATGGTGCTGGAGGCCCAAGCCGCCCTGATCGAGGGCAAGCATGACGATGCACGGCGGATCTACGAGCAGATGGTCGCGGATCCCGAAACTCGTGAGCTTGGCCTGCGCGGTCTCTATGTGGAGGCAACGCGGCTCGGTGCCCACGAGGCTGCGCGGCAATATGCCGAAAAGGCTGCCGAGGATGCGCCTTATCTGCCCTGGGCCGCCAAGGCTGCTTTGGAATATCGCTGCCAGACCAGCGCCTGGAACGAGGCCATTCATCTTCTCGACCAGCAGCGCGTCGCAGGCGTGCTTGCCCGGGCGGAAGCCGACCGGCTGAAAGCCGTGCTGCTGACCGCAAAAGCCATGGACCAGCTGGACGGCGATCCGGCAGCGGCCCGCGACAATGCCATGAATGCGCTGAAACTCGCCAAGGATCTCGTGCCTGCCTCCGTAACCGCCGCCCGCGCCCTGCTGCGGGAGGATAATCTGCGCAAGGCGGGCTCGGTGCTGGAAACCGCCTGGAAGCTTGCTCCCCATCCAGACATCGCAAGCCTGTATGTGCGGGCACGGGGTGGTGACGGCGCGGTTGACCGCTTGAAGCGGGCCGAGCGGCTGGAACAGGTCAAGCCCAACAATGTCTATTCGCTGCTGGTGGTTGCGGAAATGGCACTTGAGGCGCGGGACTTCAGCAAGGCACGCGCCAAGGCTGAAGCGGCAGCCCGTATGCAGGCCAGTGAACGGGTTTTCCTGCTGCTGGCCGATATCGAGGATGCCGAAACCGGCGACCAGGCCCGCATCCGCTACTGGATGGCGCAAGCGCTGAAGGCACCGCGCGATCCCTCCTGGGTGGCCGATGGCCAGGTCTCGGAAAAATGGCTGCCCTATTCGCCCGTCAGCGGCAGGCTGGATGCCTTCGAATGGAAGATCCCCTATGCCCAGCTCTCCGGGCCGGTCGAAGACGGCACAGTGATCAGCGGTGCCGCCGCCTTGGCCGAATTGCCGCCGCTTGGACAGGGCGAGAAACACGCATCCTCCATTCCGGCACGCAAGATCGACACGCTGCCGGAACAACCTGAGGCCTTCGCTCCCTCATCCAGCCAACCGACCGCATCGCCAAAGCCTACGCCGAAAAGCCACGAGCCGGAGCCATTCTTCGGCGGCCCACCGGATGATCCGGGCGTGCGCGATGCCAGCCGTAGTTCGGACGAGAAAACCCGGCTCAACCTGTTTTAA
- a CDS encoding glutamine amidotransferase, which yields MLDDPARIRPSHRPVLVVLHQERSSAGRVGQLLVEKGFPLDIRRPVLGDPLPDTLSGHSGAVVFGGPMSANDPDRFVHDEIDWLSVPLKENRPYLGICLGAQMLARHLGAKVRGHDRELVEIGWYPIQPTTHGRLLMKWPKMVYHFHREGFDLPHGATLLATGDIYPNQAIRYGEKAFGIQFHAELTRAMMQRWVVHGASRFSMPNAQAGRDHLEGRMLFDAPLKAWLSDFLDLVFAEEAQSANQRQKTDKEPA from the coding sequence ATGCTTGATGATCCGGCACGAATACGGCCATCACACCGCCCGGTCTTGGTCGTCCTGCATCAGGAGCGATCCAGCGCCGGTCGTGTCGGCCAATTGCTGGTGGAAAAAGGCTTCCCCCTCGACATCCGCCGCCCGGTGCTCGGTGATCCGCTACCCGACACGCTGAGCGGTCACAGCGGCGCGGTGGTGTTCGGCGGGCCGATGAGTGCCAATGATCCTGATCGTTTCGTGCATGACGAGATCGACTGGCTATCCGTGCCGCTGAAGGAGAACCGGCCCTATCTCGGCATTTGTCTTGGTGCGCAAATGCTGGCCCGGCATCTGGGCGCCAAGGTCAGGGGTCATGACCGGGAACTGGTCGAGATCGGCTGGTATCCGATCCAGCCGACCACCCATGGCCGCTTGCTGATGAAATGGCCGAAAATGGTCTATCATTTTCACCGCGAAGGTTTCGACCTGCCGCATGGCGCAACGTTGCTGGCCACCGGCGACATCTATCCCAACCAGGCAATCCGCTACGGCGAAAAAGCCTTCGGCATCCAATTTCATGCAGAACTAACGCGCGCGATGATGCAGCGCTGGGTGGTGCATGGCGCCTCACGCTTTTCCATGCCCAATGCCCAGGCTGGCCGCGACCATCTGGAAGGACGCATGCTGTTTGATGCCCCGCTCAAAGCCTGGCTGTCGGATTTTCTTGATCTGGTCTTTGCCGAGGAAGCTCAGTCCGCCAATCAGCGTCAAAAGACTGATAAAGAACCAGCCTGA
- a CDS encoding MFS transporter, with amino-acid sequence MSISQSEDRFAAFRHSAYTKFFFARFLAAFAMQIVSVAVGWQMYEVTGNALYLGLIGLVQFLPALLLVLVTGTVADHFNRRMIVAICLGVSAACVALLLVMTINSAFAPLPVLIIMTIFGIERAFMGPAVQSLAANMVPEKDLANSFAWNASSWQIASILGPVAGGLLYGFGANVAYGVSLAFMAAGLVFIILVPKSAKKTSNEPKTLTYLLAGFKFIRHEKVVLGAISLDLFAVLLGGALALMPIYASDILTMGPLGLGILRSAPGIGGILMATFLATFPIRHKAGLLMFVGVAIFGIATIVFGVSKVWWISAIALAVLGAGDMISVYVRETLLALWTPDQVRGRVNAVNSVFIGASNELGEFRAGTMAHLIGPVGAVVVGGVGTLAVSIIWALTFPKLRTIDTLEAPDKT; translated from the coding sequence ATGTCCATTTCCCAGTCCGAAGATCGTTTCGCCGCCTTTCGCCATTCCGCCTATACGAAATTCTTCTTCGCACGCTTCCTGGCCGCCTTTGCCATGCAGATTGTCAGCGTGGCGGTGGGTTGGCAGATGTATGAGGTCACCGGCAATGCGCTCTATCTCGGGCTGATCGGGCTGGTGCAGTTTCTTCCAGCGCTGTTGCTGGTGCTTGTGACGGGGACGGTCGCGGACCATTTCAATCGACGGATGATCGTCGCAATTTGTTTGGGTGTGAGCGCGGCCTGTGTCGCCCTGTTGTTGGTTATGACGATCAACAGCGCTTTTGCGCCCCTTCCCGTTTTGATCATTATGACGATTTTCGGCATTGAGCGGGCTTTTATGGGCCCCGCAGTGCAATCCCTGGCGGCCAATATGGTGCCTGAAAAGGACCTCGCCAATTCCTTTGCCTGGAATGCATCTTCTTGGCAGATAGCGTCCATCCTGGGGCCGGTCGCAGGCGGTTTGCTTTATGGGTTTGGGGCGAATGTTGCTTATGGCGTGTCACTTGCGTTCATGGCAGCAGGTCTGGTGTTTATTATATTGGTGCCAAAGTCTGCGAAAAAAACGTCCAATGAGCCAAAGACCCTGACGTATCTGCTGGCTGGATTTAAGTTCATCCGCCATGAGAAAGTGGTTTTGGGGGCAATTTCACTGGATCTTTTCGCAGTCCTGTTGGGCGGTGCTCTCGCCCTGATGCCGATCTATGCATCTGACATCCTGACCATGGGACCTCTCGGGCTTGGAATTTTGCGCTCTGCTCCCGGTATCGGTGGAATCTTGATGGCAACTTTCCTCGCGACCTTTCCTATTCGCCACAAGGCTGGGCTGCTGATGTTCGTCGGAGTGGCGATTTTCGGCATTGCAACGATTGTTTTCGGTGTTTCCAAAGTCTGGTGGATTTCAGCCATCGCCCTTGCCGTGCTTGGCGCAGGCGACATGATCTCGGTTTATGTGCGCGAAACGCTGCTGGCGCTCTGGACGCCGGATCAGGTGCGTGGCCGGGTCAATGCCGTCAATTCGGTGTTCATCGGCGCCTCCAACGAGCTGGGAGAGTTCCGGGCCGGGACCATGGCGCATCTGATTGGGCCGGTCGGAGCGGTGGTTGTCGGCGGCGTTGGAACGCTTGCCGTCTCGATCATCTGGGCGCTGACCTTCCCGAAGCTGCGCACCATCGACACGCTGGAAGCCCCGGACAAAACCTGA